A region from the Cryptosporangium arvum DSM 44712 genome encodes:
- a CDS encoding MBL fold metallo-hydrolase: protein MTARVDRIVTSGIFALDGGEWEVDNNVWIVGDDSECLVIDAPHEADAIAAAVGGRTVTAIACTHAHNDHVNAAVELASYVGAPILLNPADRELWEMVHPGRAPDGALADGQELSVAGVTLEVLATPGHAPGAVCFYAPSLGALFSGDTLFNGGPGATGRSFSDFPTIIDSIRDRLLSLPPETVVHTGHGDTTTIGAEAPHLQEWIDRGH, encoded by the coding sequence GTGACCGCCCGCGTCGACCGCATCGTCACCTCCGGCATCTTCGCGCTCGACGGCGGGGAGTGGGAGGTCGACAACAACGTCTGGATCGTCGGCGACGACTCCGAGTGCCTGGTGATCGACGCTCCCCACGAGGCCGACGCGATCGCGGCCGCCGTCGGGGGTCGCACCGTCACCGCGATCGCGTGCACCCACGCGCACAACGACCACGTGAACGCCGCGGTGGAGCTGGCGTCCTACGTCGGGGCGCCGATCCTGCTGAACCCGGCCGACCGGGAGCTGTGGGAGATGGTCCACCCCGGCCGCGCCCCGGACGGCGCCCTCGCCGACGGTCAGGAGTTGTCGGTGGCCGGGGTGACGCTGGAGGTGCTGGCCACGCCCGGGCACGCCCCCGGAGCGGTGTGCTTCTACGCGCCGTCGCTCGGGGCGCTGTTCAGCGGTGACACGCTGTTCAACGGCGGGCCGGGCGCGACCGGACGGTCGTTCTCGGACTTCCCGACGATCATCGACTCGATCCGCGACCGGCTGCTGTCGCTGCCGCCGGAGACGGTCGTGCACACCGGCCACGGCGACACGACCACGATCGGCGCCGAGGCGCCGCACCTGCAGGAGTGGATCGACCGAGGTCACTGA